In Synechococcus sp. HK05, one DNA window encodes the following:
- a CDS encoding FAD-binding domain-containing protein — MATDSPSGPLSGAQLSWPEQPGELPRQFASRTALEADLRSLFPEAEGSLSPTRGGRRQAEALLGRIQPARYAKGRNFLDGPVTRLSPYIRHGVLSLAEVRDAVFAKLQAPGGGGRQAGEKLINELGWRDYWQRLWQQLGDGIWRDQEELKTGHHPGAYSPELPADVAEGRTGLACMDGFIAELHETGWLHNHARMWLAAYLVHWRRVRWQAGAQWFLRHLLDGDPASNNLSWQWVASSFSHKPYFFNRGNLERYSGGTFCRNCPLSEQGCPFDGSYEQLETELFKPMPSVRVGNDRSRERRDPRRQGSPAPSAALSRPTRRR; from the coding sequence GTGGCCACCGATTCCCCTAGCGGCCCCCTCAGCGGCGCACAGCTCAGCTGGCCCGAGCAGCCGGGCGAGCTGCCCCGCCAATTCGCCAGCCGCACAGCCCTGGAGGCAGACCTGCGCAGCCTCTTCCCAGAAGCCGAAGGCAGTCTCAGCCCAACACGCGGCGGCCGCCGCCAGGCCGAGGCGCTGCTGGGCCGCATCCAGCCCGCCCGCTACGCCAAGGGGCGCAACTTCCTCGATGGCCCGGTCACCCGCCTATCGCCCTACATCCGCCACGGGGTCCTCAGCCTGGCGGAAGTGCGCGATGCCGTGTTCGCGAAGCTGCAGGCCCCAGGCGGTGGTGGGCGCCAAGCCGGTGAAAAACTGATCAACGAGCTCGGCTGGCGCGACTACTGGCAGCGCCTCTGGCAGCAGCTCGGTGATGGCATCTGGCGTGATCAGGAGGAGCTCAAAACCGGCCATCACCCGGGCGCCTACAGCCCCGAACTCCCAGCCGACGTGGCCGAGGGCCGCACCGGCCTGGCCTGCATGGATGGCTTCATCGCCGAACTGCACGAGACGGGCTGGCTGCACAACCACGCCCGCATGTGGCTGGCGGCCTACCTGGTGCACTGGCGCCGCGTTCGCTGGCAGGCGGGCGCCCAGTGGTTCCTGCGCCACCTGCTCGATGGCGATCCGGCCAGCAACAACCTCAGCTGGCAGTGGGTGGCCAGCAGCTTCAGCCATAAGCCCTACTTCTTCAATCGCGGCAACCTCGAGCGCTACAGCGGCGGCACGTTCTGCCGGAACTGCCCCCTGAGCGAGCAGGGCTGTCCATTCGATGGCAGCTATGAGCAGCTGGAGACCGAGCTGTTCAAGCCGATGCCGAGCGTGCGCGTGGGCAACGACCGCAGCCGTGAGCGCCGCGATCCCCGCCGCCAGGGATCTCCCGCCCCGTCCGCCGCCCTGAGTCGCCCCACCCGCCGCCGCTGA
- a CDS encoding deoxyribodipyrimidine photo-lyase codes for MHHPILWIHGEALGPANPALQAYPGRPAVFVFDAELLAGRSPTTGDPAGAAPQAVSLKRIGFLYECLLELPVSLRKGDVASEVLAFARAHNADGIVTSAGTDPRVEAICQALEQELPVEILEPEPFVELDGKVDLGRFSRYWRRAERGVWAAASPEQ; via the coding sequence ATGCACCACCCCATCCTCTGGATTCACGGCGAGGCGCTCGGCCCCGCCAATCCCGCCCTGCAGGCCTATCCCGGCCGGCCGGCGGTGTTCGTATTTGATGCGGAGCTGCTGGCGGGCCGCAGCCCCACCACCGGCGATCCCGCTGGCGCCGCACCCCAGGCGGTGAGCCTCAAGCGCATCGGGTTTCTCTATGAATGCCTGCTCGAGCTGCCCGTGAGCCTGCGCAAGGGCGATGTAGCCAGCGAAGTCCTCGCCTTCGCCAGGGCCCACAACGCCGATGGCATCGTCACCAGCGCCGGCACCGATCCACGCGTGGAGGCGATCTGCCAGGCCCTCGAGCAGGAGCTGCCGGTGGAAATACTGGAGCCTGAGCCGTTCGTGGAGCTGGACGGGAAGGTGGATCTGGGGCGCTTCAGCCGCTACTGGCGCCGCGCCGAACGGGGAGTGTGGGCCGCGGCCAGCCCAGAGCAGTAA
- a CDS encoding thioredoxin family protein, which yields MVLTPSTMLPLGTPLPAFTLEQVWGAHGAVGRGERGEPWSSSALATQPVLVLFLCAHCPFVKHIEPELSRLETDFGSQVQIVAISSNSTLTHPQDGPEGLREQAERHGWRFPYLFDASQAVAKTFHAACTPDLYLFDAAHQLVYRGQLDGSRPGNSTPLDGCDLRTALKALLAGEPINRDQQPSIGCNIKWHPEAA from the coding sequence ATGGTGCTCACGCCCTCCACGATGCTGCCGCTGGGCACACCGCTGCCTGCCTTCACCCTTGAACAGGTGTGGGGAGCCCATGGAGCCGTAGGCCGCGGCGAACGCGGTGAACCCTGGAGCAGCAGCGCCCTGGCGACCCAGCCGGTGCTGGTGCTGTTCCTCTGCGCCCACTGCCCGTTCGTGAAGCACATCGAACCGGAACTGAGCCGGCTGGAGACCGACTTCGGCAGCCAGGTGCAGATCGTGGCCATCTCCAGCAACAGCACGCTCACCCACCCCCAGGACGGGCCTGAGGGCCTGCGGGAGCAGGCCGAACGCCACGGCTGGCGCTTCCCTTATCTCTTCGATGCCAGCCAGGCCGTAGCGAAAACCTTCCACGCCGCCTGCACCCCGGATCTCTACCTCTTTGATGCCGCCCATCAACTGGTGTATCGAGGCCAGCTGGATGGCAGCCGCCCCGGCAACAGCACGCCACTGGATGGGTGCGATCTACGCACCGCCCTCAAAGCCCTCCTGGCGGGTGAGCCGATCAACCGCGACCAACAACCCTCGATCGGATGCAACATCAAGTGGCATCCAGAAGCAGCCTGA
- a CDS encoding DegT/DnrJ/EryC1/StrS aminotransferase family protein has protein sequence MQVPPFSLTEQLDALGEQLDAAVLQVLRSGQYIGGGVIAAFEQAFAKAVGTPHAVGCNSGTDALILALRGLGVGPGDEVITCSFSFFATAEAISAVGATPVFVDVEESSYLINLEQLEAAITPATKVLLPVHLFGRPVDMEQVCAIAARHGLKVVEDCAQASGASWAGRSVGSWGDVGCFSFFPTKNLGGAGDGGAVTCRDDALAQRMRELAVHGMPRRYLHTELGYNSRLDAIQAAVLNVKLPHLERWIELRRSIAARYRSQLNAANTIHLPEAGPEGHSWNQFVVRVPACSPTPACNQSCTPSSDSASFGLPEACCRDWLKQQLQEAGVTTIIYYPIPIHRQPAYAHLGYAPGSLPVTERLCSEVLSLPIFPELSSVQQQQVIEVLKGLCGQRSGTAQATAAVAA, from the coding sequence ATGCAGGTGCCCCCTTTCAGCCTCACCGAGCAGCTCGATGCGCTGGGCGAGCAACTTGATGCCGCCGTTCTGCAGGTGTTGCGCAGCGGCCAGTACATCGGCGGTGGCGTGATCGCCGCCTTCGAGCAGGCATTTGCGAAAGCGGTGGGCACCCCCCACGCCGTGGGCTGCAACAGCGGCACCGATGCCCTGATCTTGGCCTTGCGCGGCCTCGGCGTGGGCCCCGGTGATGAGGTGATCACCTGCTCCTTCAGCTTCTTCGCCACCGCCGAAGCGATCAGCGCCGTGGGCGCCACACCGGTGTTCGTGGATGTGGAGGAGAGCTCCTATCTGATCAACCTCGAGCAGCTGGAGGCGGCGATCACGCCGGCCACCAAGGTGCTGCTACCGGTGCACCTGTTCGGGCGCCCGGTGGATATGGAGCAGGTGTGCGCCATCGCAGCACGCCATGGCTTGAAAGTGGTGGAAGACTGCGCCCAGGCCAGCGGCGCCAGCTGGGCCGGCCGGTCCGTGGGCAGCTGGGGCGATGTGGGCTGCTTCAGCTTCTTCCCCACCAAAAACCTCGGCGGCGCCGGGGACGGCGGCGCCGTGACCTGCCGCGACGACGCCCTGGCTCAACGGATGCGCGAACTAGCGGTGCATGGCATGCCCCGCCGCTACCTGCACACCGAGCTCGGCTACAACAGCCGCCTCGATGCCATCCAGGCCGCGGTGCTCAACGTGAAGCTGCCGCACCTGGAGCGCTGGATCGAGCTGCGCCGCAGCATCGCCGCCCGCTACCGCAGCCAACTCAACGCTGCCAACACGATCCACCTGCCCGAGGCCGGACCTGAAGGCCACAGCTGGAATCAGTTCGTCGTGCGCGTGCCTGCCTGCAGCCCAACTCCGGCCTGCAACCAGAGCTGCACCCCGTCGTCCGATAGCGCCAGTTTTGGCCTGCCGGAAGCCTGCTGCCGCGACTGGCTCAAGCAACAGCTGCAAGAAGCCGGGGTGACCACGATCATCTACTACCCGATCCCCATCCACCGCCAGCCCGCCTACGCCCACCTGGGCTACGCGCCGGGATCCCTGCCTGTCACCGAGCGCCTCTGTTCCGAAGTGCTCAGCCTGCCGATCTTCCCGGAGCTAAGCAGCGTGCAACAGCAGCAGGTGATCGAGGTGCTGAAGGGGCTCTGCGGGCAGCGCAGCGGCACCGCTCAGGCCACTGCAGCCGTCGCTGCCTGA